One Campylobacter concisus DNA segment encodes these proteins:
- a CDS encoding PQQ-binding-like beta-propeller repeat protein, whose protein sequence is MVRSYPLDMPGVEFRGHGVTGIYEMGERIAFVHFAFGVPSELEIAQKLTPNYVLLDTFSRDFSEHKRSMLAYKQSEIFIASSARCYPENGYFVLNTRYYKGYINSPAKLIKISDGEMSELGVANEPIKEIYNDAKTYEFDGFCVRMSSPFMMECKEILGGAEFKSEAKDENLNANLPPKEQSARIGKTIWRLKLGAYLYTPVCLNDGVLYFGTAGKGGDLYAVDAKSGEVMFKFKTSGTEHFVWIKGQILLANRKNKPVLISAKDGLLLKEIEFEKFSLSADQIMLVSGGRLYAVANDGAKIYAVCAEI, encoded by the coding sequence GTGGTTAGATCATATCCTCTTGATATGCCTGGCGTGGAGTTTCGCGGGCACGGCGTAACTGGCATTTACGAGATGGGTGAGCGCATTGCATTTGTACATTTTGCTTTTGGGGTGCCTAGCGAGCTAGAGATAGCTCAAAAGCTAACGCCAAACTACGTGCTACTAGATACATTTTCACGCGACTTTAGCGAGCATAAACGATCAATGCTTGCCTACAAACAAAGCGAAATTTTTATAGCTAGCAGTGCGCGTTGCTACCCAGAAAATGGCTACTTCGTGCTAAATACTAGATACTACAAGGGCTACATAAACTCCCCAGCAAAGCTTATAAAGATAAGTGACGGGGAGATGAGCGAGCTCGGCGTTGCTAATGAGCCTATAAAAGAGATATATAACGACGCTAAAACGTATGAATTTGATGGTTTTTGCGTGCGAATGAGCTCGCCATTTATGATGGAGTGCAAAGAAATTTTGGGCGGCGCAGAGTTCAAAAGCGAAGCAAAAGATGAAAATTTAAACGCTAATTTGCCGCCCAAAGAGCAGAGCGCAAGGATAGGCAAGACCATCTGGCGGCTAAAGCTTGGCGCATATCTCTACACGCCAGTTTGCCTGAATGATGGGGTGCTTTACTTTGGCACCGCTGGCAAGGGCGGAGATCTATACGCCGTGGATGCAAAAAGCGGCGAGGTGATGTTTAAGTTTAAAACCAGCGGCACGGAGCATTTTGTTTGGATCAAAGGTCAAATTTTGCTCGCGAACCGCAAAAATAAGCCAGTTTTGATAAGCGCCAAAGATGGCTTGCTATTAAAAGAGATAGAGTTTGAGAAATTTAGCCTTAGCGCAGATCAGATCATGCTAGTAAGTGGTGGCAGACTCTATGCTGTGGCAAATGACGGAGCTAAAATTTACGCAGTTTGCGCGGAAATTTAG
- the gdhA gene encoding NADP-specific glutamate dehydrogenase, with protein MSEYIEQTMEWIKKTNPGQGVFVQAATEVLNSLEPLIKRESKYQKHAILERIVIPERTVIFRVTYTGDDGRPKVNNGYRVQFNSAVGPYKGGLRLHPSVDLGVLKFLGFEQIFKNSLTGVNIGGAKGGSTFDPKGKSEGEIMRFCQAFMSELYRHIGNTVDVPAGDIGVGAREIGYMFGQYKKLTGRFDGILTGKGLNWGGSLARTEATGYGLVYFTQNMLKKAGLDLEGKKCSVSGSGNVAIYTVEKLYQAGALPITVSDSNGYVYDAEGIDLAVLKELKEVKRARLSEYTKFRPNAKYVSVSEYKEGRNGVWDVPCDGAFPCATQNELHLADIKVLYANGCRFVAEGANMPSTLDAINFMLAQKDFHFAPAKAANAGGVGTSGLEMMQNAGMTSWSFEEVDRRLHGIMNHIFELSYETSKEFGDEGNLVLGSNIAGFRKVADAMIDQGYV; from the coding sequence ATGAGCGAGTACATCGAACAAACGATGGAGTGGATAAAGAAGACCAACCCAGGTCAAGGCGTCTTTGTCCAAGCTGCGACTGAGGTTCTAAACAGCCTAGAGCCGCTTATCAAAAGAGAGAGCAAGTACCAAAAACACGCGATCCTAGAGCGCATCGTCATCCCTGAGCGCACGGTGATCTTTCGCGTCACATACACAGGCGATGATGGCAGACCAAAGGTAAATAACGGCTACCGCGTGCAGTTTAACTCAGCTGTTGGCCCATACAAGGGCGGTCTAAGACTCCACCCAAGCGTCGATCTTGGCGTGCTAAAATTTCTTGGATTTGAGCAAATTTTCAAAAACTCGCTCACTGGCGTAAATATCGGCGGCGCAAAAGGCGGCAGCACCTTTGATCCAAAGGGTAAGAGCGAGGGCGAGATAATGCGATTTTGCCAAGCATTTATGAGTGAGCTTTACCGCCACATCGGCAACACCGTGGATGTGCCAGCAGGCGATATCGGCGTGGGCGCTAGAGAGATCGGCTATATGTTTGGCCAGTATAAAAAGCTAACTGGCAGGTTTGATGGCATCCTAACTGGCAAAGGGCTAAACTGGGGCGGCAGCCTAGCGCGCACAGAGGCTACTGGATACGGACTAGTATATTTCACTCAAAACATGCTAAAAAAAGCTGGACTTGACTTGGAGGGCAAAAAATGCAGCGTCAGCGGTAGCGGAAATGTCGCCATCTACACGGTCGAAAAGCTCTATCAAGCAGGCGCACTGCCTATCACCGTCTCTGACTCAAACGGATACGTCTATGACGCTGAGGGCATCGATCTAGCGGTACTTAAAGAGCTAAAAGAAGTGAAGCGCGCGCGCCTTAGCGAATACACCAAATTTAGACCAAACGCAAAATATGTAAGCGTGAGCGAATACAAAGAGGGCAGAAACGGCGTCTGGGACGTGCCATGCGACGGAGCCTTCCCGTGTGCGACACAAAATGAGCTTCACCTAGCTGACATAAAAGTGCTTTACGCAAATGGCTGCCGCTTCGTGGCTGAGGGCGCGAACATGCCAAGCACGCTTGATGCGATAAATTTCATGCTTGCGCAAAAAGACTTCCACTTTGCTCCAGCAAAAGCAGCAAACGCTGGCGGCGTGGGCACGAGCGGACTTGAGATGATGCAAAATGCCGGCATGACTTCGTGGAGCTTTGAAGAGGTCGATCGCAGACTTCATGGCATTATGAATCACATCTTTGAGCTAAGCTACGAAACGAGTAAAGAGTTTGGCGATGAGGGCAACTTGGTGCTTGGCTCAAATATCGCTGGCTTTAGAAAAGTGGCTGATGCGATGATAGATCAAGGATATGTGTAG
- the infC gene encoding translation initiation factor IF-3: MSKENEVLLNEDIRAREVRCVGDDGTAYGVISRDEALEISNKLGLDLVLIAPDAKPPVCKIMDYGKFRYQQEKKQKEAKKKQKTIEIKEIKLSVKIAQNDINYKVKHASEFLQDGKHVKFRVFLKGREMSTPEAGVAMLEKVWEMIKDEADRDKEPIIEGRYVNMLVTPKKG, encoded by the coding sequence TTGAGTAAGGAAAATGAAGTATTGCTCAATGAGGACATAAGGGCGAGAGAGGTAAGATGTGTAGGGGATGATGGCACGGCATACGGTGTCATCTCAAGAGATGAGGCTTTAGAGATCTCAAACAAGCTTGGGCTTGATCTAGTGCTTATAGCGCCAGACGCGAAGCCGCCAGTTTGCAAGATAATGGACTATGGTAAATTCCGCTATCAGCAAGAGAAAAAGCAAAAAGAGGCCAAGAAAAAGCAAAAAACCATCGAGATAAAAGAGATAAAACTCTCTGTCAAGATCGCCCAAAACGATATAAACTATAAGGTTAAACACGCAAGCGAGTTTTTGCAAGATGGCAAACACGTTAAATTTCGTGTATTTTTAAAGGGTCGCGAGATGAGCACCCCAGAGGCTGGCGTAGCCATGCTTGAGAAGGTCTGGGAGATGATCAAAGATGAGGCTGACCGCGACAAAGAGCCTATAATAGAAGGTCGTTATGTAAATATGCTTGTAACTCCAAAAAAGGGTTAA
- a CDS encoding SMI1/KNR4 family protein translates to MRLLPQKDVSAFKQAQKCLGVNFPAKFKELLSKFDLGEFEICNVSFGCRGDYASELVRLNSVDEFGGKWWQGEERPANLIVFAVGDPWIFLLDCASGAVYAWLLEDDELCSRCVASDFEKFFIALASTYIARLNDETLPSAQQILNFVQADDTELDFWQEMAQI, encoded by the coding sequence ATGAGACTTTTGCCGCAAAAGGACGTTTCGGCGTTTAAGCAAGCGCAAAAGTGCCTTGGCGTAAATTTCCCAGCTAAATTTAAAGAGCTTTTAAGCAAATTTGACCTTGGAGAGTTTGAAATTTGCAATGTCAGCTTTGGCTGTAGAGGCGACTACGCGAGCGAGTTAGTGCGTCTAAACAGCGTAGATGAGTTTGGTGGTAAATGGTGGCAGGGCGAGGAGAGGCCAGCAAATTTGATAGTTTTTGCCGTGGGAGATCCTTGGATATTTTTGCTTGATTGCGCGAGTGGTGCGGTCTATGCGTGGCTACTTGAAGATGACGAGCTTTGCAGCAGGTGCGTTGCGAGTGACTTTGAAAAATTTTTCATAGCGCTTGCCAGCACCTATATAGCAAGGCTAAATGATGAAACCCTGCCATCAGCCCAGCAAATACTAAATTTTGTCCAAGCAGACGACACAGAACTTGATTTTTGGCAAGAGATGGCGCAAATTTAG
- a CDS encoding acetyl-CoA carboxylase subunit A, whose amino-acid sequence MIHKILIANRGEIAVRIVRACRDLHIQSVGIYTAPDSECLHVRIADEAYQVGEDPIKGYLDAKAIVKLAKECGADAIHPGYGFLSENYEFAKAVEDAGLIFIGPKAEVIKKMGDKNIARYLMKKNGIPIVPGTEKLNDESMDAIKEHARRIGYPVILKASGGGGGRGIREVWQEEDMQDAFESCTREAKAYFNNDEVFMEKLVVNPRHIEFQILGDNYGNIIHLCERDCSIQRRHQKIIEIAPCPSISENLRKIMGVTAVAAAKAVGYSNVGTIEFLLDDYNNFYFMEMNTRIQVEHGITEEITGHDLVVRQIRIASGEILEIEQSDIKPRGYAIEARITAENVWENFIPAPGTIEGYYPALGPSVRVDSHVYKDYTIPPFYDSLIAKLIVKATDYDLAVNKLERALEEFTIEGVRTIIPFLLTISKSKEFRRGFFDTSYVEKNLKTILENTYDDMNKEPNDDLEEVIVEAIKRYKKKR is encoded by the coding sequence ATGATACATAAAATTCTTATCGCAAATCGTGGTGAGATCGCAGTTAGGATAGTCAGAGCTTGTAGGGATTTACACATCCAAAGCGTAGGAATTTACACAGCACCAGACAGCGAGTGCTTGCATGTCAGGATCGCTGACGAGGCCTATCAAGTGGGTGAAGATCCGATCAAGGGCTATCTTGACGCCAAAGCTATCGTAAAGCTTGCTAAAGAGTGCGGAGCTGATGCTATACACCCAGGATACGGCTTTTTAAGCGAAAACTACGAATTTGCAAAGGCGGTTGAGGATGCTGGGCTCATCTTCATCGGTCCAAAGGCTGAAGTCATCAAAAAAATGGGCGATAAAAACATCGCTAGATATCTGATGAAGAAAAACGGCATACCGATAGTTCCAGGCACTGAAAAGCTAAATGATGAGAGCATGGATGCCATAAAAGAGCACGCTAGACGCATCGGCTATCCAGTCATCTTAAAAGCAAGCGGTGGTGGTGGTGGCCGTGGCATCAGAGAGGTCTGGCAAGAAGAAGATATGCAAGATGCCTTTGAATCATGCACCAGAGAGGCAAAAGCATACTTTAACAACGACGAAGTCTTTATGGAGAAACTTGTCGTAAACCCTCGCCACATCGAGTTTCAAATTTTAGGTGATAACTACGGCAACATCATCCACCTTTGCGAGCGTGACTGCTCTATCCAAAGGCGCCACCAAAAGATCATCGAGATCGCACCTTGTCCATCGATTAGCGAAAATTTAAGAAAGATCATGGGCGTGACCGCAGTGGCAGCTGCAAAGGCTGTGGGCTACTCAAACGTAGGAACTATCGAGTTTTTACTAGATGACTACAACAACTTTTACTTCATGGAGATGAACACTCGTATCCAAGTGGAGCACGGCATCACCGAAGAGATCACAGGCCACGATCTTGTCGTTAGGCAGATAAGGATCGCTTCGGGTGAGATATTAGAGATCGAGCAAAGCGACATCAAACCGCGCGGCTACGCGATAGAAGCAAGGATCACAGCTGAGAACGTCTGGGAGAATTTCATACCAGCACCAGGCACTATCGAAGGCTACTACCCAGCTCTTGGCCCATCTGTACGCGTCGATAGCCACGTCTATAAAGACTATACCATACCGCCATTTTACGACTCACTTATCGCAAAATTGATCGTCAAGGCGACTGACTACGATCTCGCGGTAAATAAGCTTGAAAGAGCACTTGAAGAATTTACTATCGAGGGCGTGCGAACGATCATTCCATTTTTGCTAACGATCAGCAAAAGCAAGGAGTTTAGAAGAGGATTTTTCGATACTAGCTACGTCGAGAAAAACTTAAAAACTATCCTTGAAAACACCTATGATGATATGAACAAAGAGCCAAATGACGACCTAGAAGAAGTCATCGTAGAGGCGATAAAAAGATATAAAAAGAAGAGATAA